The following is a genomic window from Saprospiraceae bacterium.
TCATTTCCAGTTCCAATAGTAGAATTTGCTACTGTTAAAAAATAATCAGTTCCCGACAATGTTAACATGCCAGATGAAAATTGTGTCTCTCCAAATACGATATTGTAGGCTGTACTGGGCAAAACAATGGTATCTGCTCCTGTTCCTATCCAATTTAAATTAGGGTCAGAAGCAGATGTTGATGAAAAGTAATACTGACCTATCGAATTTGTCAATGTTTCTGCAATTTTGACACCGCCTTTATATAAGCTTACCCTTACACCGTTTAATGGTGTTTCATCTGGGTCCTGAACACCATCAAGATCCCTATCATACCATACATAATTACCTATTTCTATATACGTGGGACGCGCACATGCCAATTCAGCATCTCCCAAGCCAGTTGCTTTAGCAAAGGTTCCAGCCTCCGTGTTTGTACCAGTTGTATTATATAATTGAAATGCATTTTCACTCAAACCAGTAGTATTACTTAAAAATCGTACACCACCTGCATTGGCATTATTATCAATTGGGTCCATAACCGAATGTATAACTTGTCCAGAACCGTTCCGAATAGCTAAGCCGCCAACACCATTCTCAGCATGTTGTAATTTAATACCAAATGGCGAAGATGTGCCAAAGTCAAAGTAAAAATTATCGTTATAAAATTCACCAAACCCAGGTCCTTGGCTATTGCCGACACCTGCTCCTATACTTTCACCTACGATTCCATTATTTTCTAACACAAATGAAGTCCCAGTACTTCTAAGTCCTCTCAATATATCTCCTCCATTTATAGTATTAAAGTTTCCTGTTCCCGCTGCATTAGAAGTACCAGTACCATCAGGAGCTAAATTTCTAAATCCTCCTTGAAATCCAGTCAAATCTCCGAAAGCCAATACAATAGATTCGTCTACATCTAAATCAATATCCAATAATATTGGTTCAGGATGAATTAAAATGGAGTCTCTTCCATTTCCAGCTACGCCGTTTACTTTTGTATTCCAGTCATATGTCCAAGGATGCCAACCTGTTTCATTTGGATAGTTTCTTTGTGGATATCCTTTGGGATAAGTTAATGGAAAATCAAACGCGGGTGCAGCTACAAAAGTGGTAGTATTATTATTAAAAGTATATACATATGCTCTCAGATCTTTCTTATCTTGAGACGTGATAGCATTACATACACCACCCACATAAACTAGCCCCTTTTTCCATTTCAGTGCCCAAGGCTTGAACTCACCTCCTGTACAGTTTGGATCAGGAATGTCATAAGAAGTTACATTCGCTGCAGTAGGTAATGTATTTGATGTGTTATATCCATTTAAATCTACTCTGTACAGTTTTTTGTCAAATAGATTTACAAAAAATAAGAATCTTCCATTATCTGAAATATCAATATCACCAATACCTACATTTCCTATAGCTAAATAAGCTGCAGCATCAGCAGAAGGGCCTCCTGTAGTTGTTGCCAATCCTCTTGCACTATTGGAAGGTATGGAACCTACATTGATACCCAAATCAGCTGCTACATCTAAGGAAGCTACAACTTTACTGCCTGATGTGATTGATGGGTCAATAAAATAAATACCACCAAGACCCTCAGGACCAAGACCTACATGTCTTTTGAGCGTGGCAGAAGCTATTAATTGTTTCTTTAGATTATTATAGGCAATCCCCCAGGTAGAACCAACTTGTGCCCCTGTTGCTAAATGCTGAATCAACGCAGGATTGTCCCCACTGGCTGTGTATGGAAATCCTACTATAGCATCCAAATTAGCAACTGCACTACCTGAAGCTAATGGGTCTCCATTAATATAACAAGGGACATAAACTGTAGGGTTTGCATCGCAATAGTCTTCGTTATTCAGCACCCCTAGATCGATGTTACAACTTGGAGCATTTACAAATTGCGTTGTAGTATTACCATCGGATCCATTTGGAGTTCCCATTCTCAAAATTACTCCAAGCGTAAATTCAACCCTCACAGGATATTTATTTAACGGCACATTTACGGACCAAAAACCAAATCTACCACTAGTTGTATTGTAAACTGTTCCATCTACATCTATGACACTTATGGCAACATTAGATTGTCCTGAAAAAGCTTCTGAACTATTCTTAACGCCATTCGCATCATAAGCAAAAAAAACTTGGCCTCCTACATCGTTTGTAGGGCTGCAACTCATCGGAAAACAACTCACAGGTAAATTAAAGGTACCGGAAGTATTACATCCAGCATTGGTAGTAAAAGCAGCAGTTATGGGATTTCCTGTACTTCCATTAGCATCCAGTGTAAATGCTATGATCTGCGGTGATACTAAGTTTGTAACCCCTGTCGTATCATCATACACTAATGTCCTCATACCCGTGTATACATATCTTGTTTGCCCACCCGCGACTACAGCTATACTATCATTTAGGGGAGCATTTTGCCAGGCAACTTCTATACTTAATGTAGCTTTAGCTTCTCCACTGGCAATATAACATCGAGAAACAGTAATTTTTGGAATGTAATACTACATTGTCCAAATGAAAATGACCTACTAAGGTAAAAATAATTAAAAATAAAATTTTTGCTTTCATGTTTTTTTAAATGATTTTATAATTATACATATGGCGTATTAATGTATAAGGTCATTATCATTTATATAAGAAAACAGGTTGGTTGGTTCAAATTAAAGTGCAAATAAAATACACTTTAATTAATAAGAATACACATCATAATGTTCAGTACATTTTTATGTATAATAATATTGAATATTTTTATCATATGTTAAAATAAAGACGGTTTAATTTGTTTTACTTTTCCAAATTTAAAACTTTACTAAGGTGTTGCCATAAAATAGGTTTCTCAGTTGATAAATCTCATTCGAAAAGACGACTTATGTTTATTTTTTGGTTGAGAATAAGTGGGTTCCAAAATGTCGATTCCACTTACTCTACTACATTCCAATTTTCAAAGCTTCATTTCGATTCATGGAAAGGTGAGGAATCTGATTTGGATGTAAATTGACAAAGTACAATTAGTTGTTTTTAACAGATATTCGTAGCCACTTCTCACATTAGAATTAAACCAAAATTGCGTTTTTGTCAGTTTATAATGTAGAATCAGGTTTTAAGTAAAAAAAAAGAGCCTTCACTCTTTTGCAAAGACCCCTCTTTATGAAAGCGTTATTCTTTATGTTGCTTGATTTGAAGAACTTCTTTATCCCGCCTGATGCGGGACATCGCTGCGCTTCGTTTGCTAGATATACAGATTTGCTTGCAAGCAGTTCTGTGATTCAGCAATTCAACAATTCAGCAAATCAACAAATCTGCATTTTTATTTAATTTCCATTCACCTGAATCGTCGCTGTACCACATTTAGGTGTTGGGCAATCATTCGGAAGACCTCCAGCACACTGCACATTTCCGATCACATCTATAAACCCTTGACAAGTCGTTCCCGTTACTTGATCTGTAATAGTAATTCTAAATGTTGCACCTCCACCAGCAGTTCCCGGTCCTAATCTAAATAACTGCGGAATTCCATAAATCCCAGTAGAAGGAGTTATTGAAGTACCGCCATTTACAGAAACCGTATAATTTGTTAATAGACTATTTTGGTTTGTCACAAGTATTCTTGCTAAGATACGATTGTCCGTTATCTTAGAAAGTGTTCCATTATCATCGCATTCATTACTTATTAGCGAAATAGGATTAATGGCACAACATCCTGTAGGAGCATTAAATGTAGTGCTACAAGTAGTGCTACAATTATTGAAGTCTGTTACTGTAACTGTATAAGTTCCAGCACCAAGATTCATTCTAGTTGACCCCATAATACCTCCACCCCAATTATATGAAAATGGTGCAGTGCCATTAGATACATTTACGGTCACAGACCCATTGGTCGAATTACTACAAGTAGGTTCAGAATTTTGAGTAATTGTACAACTTGGAGGATTTAAGTTGGATGCCACCATTGCGGAACAAGTTGCCGTACAACCTGTAGTCGTGCTCGTCACCGTGACGGTATAGGTCGCATTGCTTAAACCTGTGATCGTCAGGTAGTGCCTCCATTGCTCCACAAATAGGTCACTCCTGTGGCGGTCACTGTGGCGGTCCCGTTTGGTGTGGCACAATTGCTGTTGTCCGTCTTTGCGCAGGTCACTGTAGGAGGTGTCACTGTGCTTCCAACTATGGCTTGGCAAGTATTGGTACAGCTTGTCGTAGTATTGGTTACTGTCACTGTATAGGTGCCCGCACTCAACCCGGTGATATTCGCTGTCGTTGCCCCCGTACTCCATAATATCTGATTAGCATTGGTGGTCACTATCGCAGAACCGTTCGGAGTAGCGCAATTGGTATTATCCATCGGAGTACATGTTGCTGTAGGCAAGGTTGTCGTCGTTGCTACTATAGCAGAGCACGTATTGGTACAACCTGTAGTCGTGCTCGTCACCGTGACGGTATAGGTCGCATTGCTTAAACCTGTGATCATCGAGGTAGTGCCTCCATTGCTCCACAAGTAGGCCACTCCAGTAGCCGTTGCTGTTGCTGTCCCGTTTGGTGTAGCACAGTTGCTGTTGTCCATCTTTGAGCAAGTCACTGTTGGATTTGTAGTAGTATTTGTTATCACAGCCTGACAAGTAGCTGTACAATTAGGTAGAAAATCATCTGTAACAGTAACTGTATAAGTTCCTGATAATTTGCCTGAGATGGATGAAGTCGTTTCACCACTGCTCCACAAATAGGTAATCGTACCTTGTCCTCCCGTTACGGTTATGCTTGCGCTGCCATTTATAGGGGTACAATTGGTTTGTGGCATAGGATTACAAGTTACCATTATATTGCATGAATTGCAAGTAATAGCAGGCGTCATCACTGTATAGTCCACAAAACAATTAGCGCGAAGAAAAACTCTTACTGTGTACTGTGTATTATGAACGAGATTAGGTATAGTTGCTGTTCCACCAACTATTTGAGTAGCTCCAGCAAAATTTGGACCAGTATATGTTGCACCCGTACTAAAACCATATCTTGTAACGAAAGTAGCTCCTGTAATATTAATACTTGCATTATTATTCGGTGTGCTTCCTGTACATGTGCCTTGGACAGGTGTAACTGTCGCAGCCGGCGTACCAGCACAGATGGTAAACATAGATGTTTGTGCAGTGCAACCTTTACCAGGACTTGCACCCAATGATAAAGCGAATGTTCCGCAACCTTCCCCTGTGATGGTAACACTATTGTCACATGGGTCAAAAGTCATACCTGTAAGCGTACCTTGTGGCACCCAGGATGATCCACAAACAACTCCGTCACAGTCATCAAAAGCTTCCACATTCAAAAAGTATTTAGCCCCTACGGTGGCACATACTCTCCTGTTAAAAGTTGACTGTAATGTAGGGCAGCACTCTTTTAATATCCCTATAGCTTTGGCTGCTGTAAAACCTCCTGGTCCTGAATTACCCGGCACACTTGCGCCTAGATAATTCAAATTAAGGTCAAAAGAAGACACACAATCATCATTATTAGATGCTGTGGACACATGAAGACAATTGCAAGTTTCGCTGTATGCTACTCCTGCCGCTAAATACCATCCTCCATCACCATCAGTACCATCATAGGCAGTGGCGGCCACAAACTCACCGTTGCTATTATACTTTAAAAGTCTTGCTGTTGCCTGATTAGACTGTCTTTCTACAATATATAGATTTCCTGCCATATCTGTAGTCATACCTCTCATGAAAGT
Proteins encoded in this region:
- a CDS encoding SprB repeat-containing protein; the encoded protein is MEQWRHYLTITGLSNATYTVTVTSTTTGCTATCSAMVASNLNPPSCTITQNSEPTCSNSTNGSVTVNVSNGTAPFSYNWGGGIMGSTRMNLGAGTYTVTVTDFNNCSTTCSTTFNAPTGCCAINPISLISNECDDNGTLSKITDNRILARILVTNQNSLLTNYTVSVNGGTSITPSTGIYGIPQLFRLGPGTAGGGATFRITITDQVTGTTCQGFIDVIGNVQCAGGLPNDCPTPKCGTATIQVNGN